From Onychostoma macrolepis isolate SWU-2019 chromosome 05, ASM1243209v1, whole genome shotgun sequence, one genomic window encodes:
- the LOC131540934 gene encoding inactive phospholipid phosphatase 7 — protein MPLNPSRSRAKDRSGSSSVLGWPEFLSLNVPPRNSRAWRRSGQSRSQQNQQSENPPEPGESVKERREATRLPDEDCMLLNPSFRGIAINSLLAIDICLSKRLGVCVHTTSSWGSIRSAVTLLALTGHGITWICGTLVCLTQSNTLAGQEVLINLLIALILDVLTVAGVQKLVRRKGPWDISPGFLDCVALDTYSFPAAHASRAAMVSKFLLSHLVLAVPLRVLLVLWAVLVGLSRVLLGQHHLTDMACGFALGFLHFSLMETVWLSSGACQTLISIGTFSWGSVR, from the exons ATGCCTTTGAACCCGAGTCGCTCCAGAGCAAAGGATCGCAGTGGCAGCAGCAGTGTTCTGGGCTGGCCCGAGTTTCTGTCCCTGAACGTCCCGCCGCGAAATAGCAGAGCGTGGAGAAGATCCGGCCAGTCCAGGTCCCAGCAGAACCAGCAGAGCGAGAACCCACCAGAGCCGGGCGAGAGTGTGAAGGAGCGCAGAGAGGCGACCAGGCTGCCGGATGAAGACTGCATGCTGCTCAACCCGTCCTTCAGAGGAATCGCCATCAACTCACTGCTGGCCATCGACATCTGTCTGTCCAAGCGTCTGGGTGTGTGCGTACACACCACATCCTCATGGGGCAGCATACGCTCGGCGGTCACTCTGCTAGCTCTGACGGGTCACGGCATCACGTGGATCTGTGGGACTCTGGTGTGTCTCACTCAGAGTAACACGCTGGCTGGACAAGAGGTCCTGATCAACCTGCTGATAG cgctgattcttgatgtcctGACTGTGGCTGGGGTTCAGAAACTGGTCAGGCGCAAAGGACCATGGGACATAAGTCCCGGCTTTCTGGACTGTGTGGCTCTGGACACGTACTCGTTCCCGGCTGCACACGCCAGCAGAGCGGCCATGGTGTCCAAGTTCCTCTTGTCCCATCTGGTGCTGGCCGTCCCGCTACGGGTCCTGCTGGTGCTGTGGGCCGTCCTGGTAGGTCTGTCCCGCGTTCTGCTGGGCCAACACCACCTGACGGACATGGCGTGCGGCTTCGCTCTGGGCTTCCTTCACTTCAGTCTGATGGAGACGGTTTGGCTGTCTTCTGGAGCCTGTCAGACACTCATCTCCATCGGGACCTTCAGCTGGGGCTCCGTCCGTTAG